ATCCTTCAAACCGGACTTCCGGAAGCCATCATTACCACCTATGAAGCCGGGGATGCAGAAGCAGGGACAGAAGGATTTAAAAAGCTTTTGGTAAAGCAGTGTGAGTGGGCCACCGCCATTGTTCTGGGACCGGGACTAGGGCAGGAAGCCTATGTTAGGAATCTGGTGGAAGAGGTCCTTGCGAATGCTTATGTCCCCATTGTTCTGGATGCAGATGGGCTTGGCACCATTGCTTCAAACCCGGAGCTGACCAGCTATTTCACGGAAAACATCATTGTGACTCCTCATTTGGGAGAAATGGCGAGGCTTACGGGAAGCGCTGTGGAAACCATACAAAAGCAGCTGATCACCACTGCCAGAGAATATGCGGACCGGTTCGGTATTACCTGCGTGTTAAAGGACGCGGTGACGATTGGGGCCTTAAAGGATCAGAGAACCTATGTCAATGGAAGCGGCAACAGTGCTATGGCAAAAGCCGGGTCAGGAGATGTGCTGACAGGGATCATAGCCGGACTTCTGGCTCTGGGTCTGGAAGAGTCTGATGCAGCGGCCTATGGTGTATGGCTTCATGGCCGTGCCGGAGACATGGTAAAAGAGAAGCAGGGAGATCACAGCCTTCTTGCCAGGGAACTGGCGGAAGGGATACATTCAATACGTTAAGGAACAAATGCCTGTAGAAATAAACGAGGTGATAAAGTGATGAAATTATACAGCAGGGTTTATGAAACAGTAGATCTAGATGCCATCCGCCACAACATGGAGGCCATGAAGGCAAATCTAAAGGAAGGGACCAGGATAATCGGCGTTGTAAAATCGGACGGATACGGACACGGAGCGGTTCCGGTAGCCTGGGCCATGGATTCTTATGTGTGGGGATATGCGGTTGCCACCGTGGAAGAAGGCGTAATTTTAAGAAAACACGGAATCAAAAAGCCTATTTTGGTCCTTGGCGTAGTACCTTATGAAGGATACAGTCTTTTGGTAGAATATGGGATCAGTTCATCCGTATTTCAGCTTAAACGGGCGGAACGTCTGTCCACTCTGGCGGAAAAGGCGGGAAAAAAGGCAGTGATACACCTGGTGGTGGATACAGGCATGAGCCGGATCGGATATCCGGTCACAGAGGAGGCTGCAGAGGAGGCAGTGAAAATCTGCGGCCTTCCGGGAATTGAAGTGGAAGGGTTGTTCACTCATTTTGCAAAGGCAGATGAAAGGGATAAGAGCGCCACAGATAAACAGATAGAAAAGTACCAAACGTTCGTAACCATGCTTTCTGACAGGGGGATCACGATCCCTGTCCTTCACTGCTCCAACAGCGCCGGAATCCTGGACCTTCAGAGGGCCAACTTTCATGCAGTACGGGCCGGAATATCCATCTACGGCATTTATCCGTCAGGAGAGGTTGACAGGGAAACGGTCAGGCTTCAGCCTGCGATGGAATTAAAAAGCTTTATTTCTTACATAAAAAAAATAGAGCCGGGAACTTCTGTAAGCTATGGAGGAACCTTTACCGCTGACCGGGAGATGACGATCGCGACGATTCCCGTAGGATATGGCGACGGGTATTCAAGAAATCTTTCCGGCAAAGGGGAAGTGCTCATAAGG
This genomic stretch from Lacrimispora sphenoides harbors:
- the alr gene encoding alanine racemase, giving the protein MKLYSRVYETVDLDAIRHNMEAMKANLKEGTRIIGVVKSDGYGHGAVPVAWAMDSYVWGYAVATVEEGVILRKHGIKKPILVLGVVPYEGYSLLVEYGISSSVFQLKRAERLSTLAEKAGKKAVIHLVVDTGMSRIGYPVTEEAAEEAVKICGLPGIEVEGLFTHFAKADERDKSATDKQIEKYQTFVTMLSDRGITIPVLHCSNSAGILDLQRANFHAVRAGISIYGIYPSGEVDRETVRLQPAMELKSFISYIKKIEPGTSVSYGGTFTADREMTIATIPVGYGDGYSRNLSGKGEVLIRGQRARILGRVCMDQFMVDVTGIKGAEEEDEVVLIGRQGSEEITVEELAAVGGGFHYEIVCDIGKRVPRVYLENGRVIGTKDYFYDCYEGFCKG